The Fusibacter sp. A1 genome has a segment encoding these proteins:
- a CDS encoding PspC domain-containing protein yields the protein MSSKKLYRSRHDKMIGGVCAGLANYLGIDTSIVRILVFIAVFFGGLSVWLYIAAMIFIPLEPSDPYYDVPIVEEKEEIDDEW from the coding sequence ATGAGTAGCAAAAAACTATATCGTTCAAGGCATGATAAAATGATTGGCGGCGTTTGCGCAGGATTGGCGAACTATCTTGGAATCGACACGTCGATTGTAAGAATATTGGTGTTCATCGCAGTCTTCTTCGGAGGGTTAAGCGTGTGGCTATACATCGCAGCGATGATTTTCATTCCACTGGAGCCTTCGGATCCGTATTACGATGTACCGATCGTTGAAGAAAAAGAAGAGATTGATGATGAATGGTAG
- the hpt gene encoding hypoxanthine phosphoribosyltransferase: MENKRQVTLLSEDQIQTRIAELGAELTEIYKEKNLLVVSLLKGSFIFTADLVRKMPIDVKIEFMITSSYGHSEESSGSLQVKKDIEGSLEGYDVLIVDDITDSGITMKNVIEHLSKKGPKSIKSCVLLDKPSRRQVELVPDYVGFEIPDKFIVGYGLNYGDYFRNVPYVFAFED; encoded by the coding sequence ATAGAAAACAAAAGACAGGTAACCCTGTTGTCAGAAGATCAAATTCAAACAAGAATCGCTGAACTTGGTGCTGAATTGACCGAGATCTATAAAGAAAAGAATCTATTGGTCGTATCGTTATTGAAAGGCAGTTTTATTTTCACTGCCGATCTTGTAAGAAAAATGCCGATTGATGTGAAAATAGAGTTTATGATCACTTCAAGCTATGGACACTCGGAGGAATCTTCAGGTAGCCTACAGGTCAAAAAAGACATTGAAGGTTCACTTGAAGGCTATGATGTGCTGATTGTGGACGATATCACCGATTCGGGTATCACCATGAAAAACGTGATTGAACACTTGAGTAAGAAAGGCCCTAAGTCGATCAAGAGCTGTGTGCTCCTTGACAAGCCTTCAAGAAGACAGGTCGAACTCGTACCTGATTATGTCGGTTTTGAGATCCCTGATAAGTTCATCGTCGGTTACGGCTTGAACTACGGCGACTATTTCAGAAACGTGCCTTATGTTTTCGCATTTGAAGATTAA